From the Yoonia rosea genome, the window GGAGGTTTGTTTGAACTTCGCCGGTTTGGATGCGCCTCTAAGGGTTGCGCAGCCCGATGTGGTCCGCCCCTTGCTTGATCCTGTCATAGGCGGATGGCCCTTTTCGGCGGTGCCATGCGCTGATCTGCATGCCAAGCCTGCCTTCGCCACCCTTCGTCCGCGTGACGCCAAAAAATGGCGTCTTGAAGCCCCACTTGCTGGCAAGCCGGCGGCCGATCATAACCCTGTGAATGCGATCTGTGATCTTGTGGTTGAAATGTCGTGGGAACGCCTGCGCAGCCGCCCTGATCTTTTGTGCTTGCATGCCGCAGCGTTGACGTTTGATGACCGCCTTGTGATTTTTCCCAATGCCCGCCGTGCCGGCAAAAGCCTTTTATCCGCGACGTTGGCACACGCGGGGCATGAGGTGTTTTCGGATGATTTTGTGCCGCTGGCTGTTGACCCGCAAAGCGGTGTCATCAGTGGCATGGCCAACGGGATCGCGCCGCGTTTGCGCATGCCTTTGCCGGATAATCTCTCTGCCACATTGGACAGTTGGATCATGGACCGGATTGCCGTGCGGAATAAGCAATACGGGTATCTGACGGGCATTGATTTGCCGCAATCGGGCACCGTGGCGCCGGTGGGGGCCATTGTTGTGCTTGAGGGCGATCCGACAATGACGGCGCCTGCGTCATTGACCCCTGTCACCCAAGAAGAGGCGATGGCCTCGCTGGTCACACAGAATTTTGGCCGTCAGGTGCATGCCGGGGCCATTTTGCGGGTCGCGGATGCGCTCACCCGCACGGTGCCTGTATTACGGTTGCGCTATAACAGGGTTGAGGACGCAGCGGCGCTTTTGCATGAGACCCCGCTCTTGCGTGATCTGCCTGCGGCGCAGATGGCCAAGGCCGATTTA encodes:
- a CDS encoding PqqD family peptide modification chaperone, which produces MDKTAEVCLNFAGLDAPLRVAQPDVVRPLLDPVIGGWPFSAVPCADLHAKPAFATLRPRDAKKWRLEAPLAGKPAADHNPVNAICDLVVEMSWERLRSRPDLLCLHAAALTFDDRLVIFPNARRAGKSLLSATLAHAGHEVFSDDFVPLAVDPQSGVISGMANGIAPRLRMPLPDNLSATLDSWIMDRIAVRNKQYGYLTGIDLPQSGTVAPVGAIVVLEGDPTMTAPASLTPVTQEEAMASLVTQNFGRQVHAGAILRVADALTRTVPVLRLRYNRVEDAAALLHETPLLRDLPAAQMAKADLSGTLPLAPLDLPDVVVDRPVDLDGYFAKLPDFTALETGTAMYLADGDGFAIHRLNSVSAIIWTLLDEGLTGAEMVEVMQGLYVEISEEQLRADVAGALAFMWQQRLIAPS